GTTCTCAGAACTGGGGGGAAGCTCAGCGGTCATCATGCTCAGTGTTTCCCAAAGCCTCTGTCATTCCAGTACCGACTTCCCAGTTCTTGTCCTGTCTGAATATCACTTGTACCACTATTGGCTTcatattttctttaaatgaacctgctttttttcattttccttaaataagtttattttaaaagacCATTTTACAACAGCACTGTATGTGTGGAAAACCTCACTTGCCATAAATAGAAGGTAGACATCAAAATAAAGGCAGAGAAAATGAAGCTGCGTCAGCCTAGATGCTGCTGTTGCCGGAAGGGGGCCCTGACCTGCGATTAGCTTTCGGGCTCTTTTCTAAAACTGGAGATGAGAAATGTTGGgggagtgcttaaaaaaaaaaaaaaagtgccaagcTGAGAGCTTCTCAATTTATAGTCACAGAGATTAAGAGAGGACTAAAGGGGAACCACCTCCTATCTGTGATTCATCATTATTTACCCTGGTACATAAAAACGAATTACTTCACTTGTACACGTTAAGTCAACACCGACCTGGTCCAACGCTTCTGGTCCCAGAAGGGGACTGTTTTGCCTGCAGTCACATGGTGAGGTAGAAGCCGACCTGGGGTTTGGAACACCTTCAGTGTCCTTGGCACAGCGTTCCGGCTGTCTGAAGACTTGTCCTCTGGGCCTGGTTTGGAATAACCTGGCCTGGGTAGAGGCTGTGTCTGGAGAGGAACAAAATCCAGGATGGTCCTAAAGGTTGGCTCGGAGGCCTGGAACCTGGGTTTCTGAGCAGCTGTTGGAACAGCCAGCAGGGCTATGGGGAAGGGGTGTTCCCTAGAAGGAGCAAAAAGGGCCAAGTAGCCCCAGTCCCTGAAGCtcatctctgtctttctctctccgtgCTGACATGGGCCTGGGTCATTTCAGACGAGCCTCAGGTAAGATGGCTGGGGTTTCCTAGCCACTGCCCAGCTGCTCCCACCTTCCTGGGCCCAGTCCTAGGGCTGAAGGGGAGAGGTGGGAGGGTGGTGAGGAAGGGGACCCGTGGAAGCCTTGCACCTGCGCTGACACTCATTCCCCCTGCAGCTCTACACCCTCACCGTGATGGGCCCAGGGCCTCCAGACCGCCAGCCAGCCCAGATTTCCCGCCGCTACTCGGACTTTGAGCGGCTGCATAGAAGCCTGCAGCGGCAGTTTCGGGGCCCCATGGCTGCCATCTCCTTCCCCCGGAAGCGCCTGCGCCGGAACTTTACAGCAGAGACCATCGCCCGCCGCAGCAGGGCTTTTGAGCAGTTTCTGGGCCACCTACTGGCGGTGCCCGAGCTGCGCCATGCCCCGGACCTGCAGGACTTCTTCGTGCTGCCTGAGCTGCGGCGGGCGCAGAGCCTCACCTGCACTGGCCTCTATCGTGAGGCTCTGGTGCTCTGGGCCAGTGCCTGGCAGCTGCAGACCCAGCTGGGCACCCCCTCAGGCCCAGACCGCCCCCTGCTAACCCTGGCTGGGCTTGCTGTGTGCCACCAGGAGTTGGAGGACCCTGCAGAGGCCCGGGCCTGCTGTGAGAGGGCCCTGCAGCTGCTAGGGGACAAGAGCCCCCACCCTTTCCTGGCGCCCTTCCTAGAGGCCCATGTCCGCCTCTCCTGGCACCTGGGCCTGGACAAAAGCCAGTCAGAGGCCCGGCTCCAGGCCCTGCAGGAGGCAGGCCTTACCCCCAAGCCACCCCCCAGTCTCAAAGAGTTGCTCATCAAGGAGGTGCTGGATTAACCCTTGCCTAGGCCACTGTGGGGAGGGGCTGCCCCAGGATGGAGGGACCCGATGAGGACATGGGCTGCAGCTGGGAGGCTGCAGGGGTGCTGGGAGCCCCTAGAAGTTTCACGAAGAGAATCTGCAGCAGACCAAGGAACTTTGTTGCTTCTGTCCCGCTGGGCTCAGGATGAGCTTTGGCTGGAGTTGCCCTGGGATGGTGGAGGGAAGAAGTctgccacagcctctccagcacaGCAGGATCAATGTTCCCTTTTCTAAGGGCAGGGACTCTGACCCTGAAGTCCTGGAGTTAAGGGTTGCTATTCCAGCCCAGGGAAATTAAAGGCCAGCCACTCCAGTGGTACCAGTCTCTTTATTGGTTGCGTGCATTGGAAGGCCCAGCCTTCTACTGTAACTCTTGCTTCAGCAGTAGAGGTGGAAGGGAAGTCCTTGAAGCCCCAGGCCAAGCTGGTACCTCTGGCTAGAGCTTGCTCTTTGAGTCCCGGGGCTTCACTCGGATCACACCCTCCTGGGCACAGGACACAGCCAGGACCCCATCCCGACGCCACAGCCGCCCATGGACCAGTCCCCGGGAGCCACCTGTGGGCAAGGGGTAAAGTGGGTACGGCCTTCGCTCCCTAAGCACAGCCAAGCGTACTTCTTGAAAAGAATTTAG
Above is a genomic segment from Loxodonta africana isolate mLoxAfr1 chromosome 24, mLoxAfr1.hap2, whole genome shotgun sequence containing:
- the SNX21 gene encoding sorting nexin-21 isoform X1, translated to MASRLLHRLRHALASDGPREAAAGPEAEQFPESSELEDDDAEGLSSRLSGTLSFTSAEDDEDEDDEEAGPDPLAPGDGASGEDAEPGPPPDGPRGSQLLARQLQDFWKKSRNTLVPQRLLFEVTSANVVKDPPSKYVLYTLTVMGPGPPDRQPAQISRRYSDFERLHRSLQRQFRGPMAAISFPRKRLRRNFTAETIARRSRAFEQFLGHLLAVPELRHAPDLQDFFVLPELRRAQSLTCTGLYREALVLWASAWQLQTQLGTPSGPDRPLLTLAGLAVCHQELEDPAEARACCERALQLLGDKSPHPFLAPFLEAHVRLSWHLGLDKSQSEARLQALQEAGLTPKPPPSLKELLIKEVLD